From Camelina sativa cultivar DH55 chromosome 20, Cs, whole genome shotgun sequence, the proteins below share one genomic window:
- the LOC104772889 gene encoding uncharacterized protein LOC104772889, translating to MVTFWQRHNNMVRWCSSTPIYPLMLIDYLLKVGGSSNGNNSISRRSGSEGENEIIIKNKCLAREVRDAMSTGFNDNGVNIHMKEKTLLRDMDNVRLNIYYEPSDPKSKSVSVHLPPLPKGSQIQNLAMSSFPDLENDDWVVATKLSVSRLRLYRHKDLRWIDIKTTHGHESLCPYSSLMYSKKDQRFYIPSPGCEYLCSFGLNFKEKDKPEYDLIWKKDLPQYMLYEMEQMNSYTRTDHLVESPSGEQFLISWYYGDDFESDTVVQKTKRFLVFKEKQRSDTGYKDMYYTEDIGDLCIFLGHGEALCVPASSSPGLKPNCIYFVGHNFGVYDITTQTCTLFYTEEGPLRSTAFPYWPHPFSLTPTFFFFNWIDYIRNGMREHTNGFETGTGPPKLQGQSNYSIFSNS from the exons ATGGTTACATTTTGGCAGAGACACAATAACATGGTTCGGTGGTGTTCTTCTACGCCGATCTACCCGTTAATGTTGATTGACTACCTCCTTAAGGTCGGAGGTTCGTCAAATGGTAACAACTCGATATCAAGAAGGTCCGGATCAGAGGGTGAAAATGAAATCATAATCAAGAACAAGTGTCTCGCTAGAGAAGTCCGAGACGCAATGAGTACAGGATTTAATGATAATGGAGTGAATATTCACATGAAGGAAAAAACACTACTCCGTGATATGGACAACGTTCGTCTAAACATCTATTACGAGCCCTCTGACCCTAAATCAAAATCTGTTTCTGTTCATCTACCTCCTCTTCCAAAAGGCTCACAAATCCAAAACCTTGCCATGTCCTCTTTTCCTGACCTGGAAAATGATGACTGGGTCGTTGCTACCAAGTTATCGGTATCTCGGCTTAGGCTATATAGGCACAAGGACTTACGGTGGATCGATATTAAAACCACGCATGGGCATGAGTCTCTATGCCCATACTCAAGTCTCATGTACTCTAAGAAAGATCAGAGATTCTACATTCCAAGCCCTGGGTGCGAATACTTGTGCTCATTTGGTCTCAACTTCAAAGAGAAAGACAAGCCCGAGTATGATCTCATTTGGAAAAAAGATCTTCCTCAGTATATGTTGTACGAAATGGAGCAGATGAATTCTTATACCAGGACAGATCATCTAGTGGAGTCACCTTCCGGGGAACAATTCCTCATCTCATG GTACTACGGGGACGACTTTGAGTCAGACACAGTCGTgcaaaaaacaaagaggttCTTGGTGTTTAAAGAGAAGCAGAGATCGGATACAGGATACAAAGATATGTATTACACCGAAGATATTGGAgatctttgtatttttcttggGCATGGTGAAGCTTTGTGTGTTCCAGCGAGCTCGTCTCCAGGTCTTAAGCCTAACTGCATCTATTTCGTGGGACATAATTTTGGTGTTTACGATATCACCACCCAAACCTGCACTCTCTTCTATACAGAGGAAGGTCCATTAAGATCCACTGCATTTCCTTACTGGCCTCATCCATTTTCCCTCactcctacttttttttttttcaactggATTGATTATATTAGAAATGGTATGCGAGAGCATACAAATGGGTTTGAAACAGGTACAGGCCCACCAAAATTACAGGGACAGAGCAATTACTCCATATTTTCCAACTCCTAA
- the LOC104772890 gene encoding uncharacterized protein LOC104772890 → MVEQTEYTCPELTASDHLYIPMRYMSSQETYGNFYFPPLPKGSQIQNLALSSRPDVNNEDWVLAVKFSGSKLKLYRHNKDFRWIDIETTHESISPYSSIMYSMKDQRFYVPTPGCNYLCSFDLNFKEKDKLEFVEVRKTVLPKYDLYELKEMDAFTRTDHMVESPSGKQFLISWYFGDDSRLHNTKKFKVFRVDEKISDSKTKYMYLTDIIGDLSIFLGRGEAFCVKASTTPGLKPNCIYFMGHNYGVFDITTQTCTVFSTDEGLLSSTEFPSWPHPLSLTPKLL, encoded by the exons ATGGTGGAGCAGACAGAATATACATGCCCCGAGTTGACTGCAAGTGATCATCTCTACATTCCAATGAGATACATGTCAAGTCAAGAGACATACGGCAATTTTTACTTTCCACCTCTTCCTAAAGGCTCTCAAATCCAAAACCTAGCGCTGTCCTCTCGTCCTGACGTAAACAATGAAGATTGGGTACTGGCTGTCAAGTTTTCAGGTTCTAAGCTGAAGCTTTAtagacat AATAAGGACTTTCGGTGGATCGATATCGAAACCACACATGAGTCTATAAGTCCGTATTCGAGTATCATGTATTCAATGAAAGATCAAAGGTTCTATGTTCCAACTCCTGGATGCAATTACTTGTGCTCCTTTGATCTCAACTTCAAGGAGAAGGATAAGCTCGAGTTTGTTGAGGTGCGAAAAACAGTTCTTCCTAAGTATGACTTGTATGAGTTGAAGGAGATGGATGCCTTTACCAGGACAGACCACATGGTGGAGTCACCCTCCGGTAAACAATTCCTTATCTCATG GTACTTTGGGGACGACTCTAGACttcacaacacaaaaaaattcaagGTGTTTAGAGTGGATGAAAAGATATCCGatagtaaaacaaaatacatgtaTCTCACCGACATCATTGGAGATCTTAGTATTTTTCTGGGACGTGGTGAAGCTTTTTGTGTCAAAGCGAGCACTACTCCTGGTCTAAAGCCTAATTGCATCTATTTCATGGGACACAACTATGGTGTTTTCGATATCACCACCCAAACTTGCACTGTCTTCTCCACTGATGAAGGTCTATTAAGCTCCACTGAATTTCCTTCTTGGCCTCATCCACTTTCTCTCACTCCTAAATTACTTTGA
- the LOC104771875 gene encoding putative ALA-interacting subunit 2: protein MMEVEGSTTSMNRASDHSSSLRSRRSKALYQFKQQKLPACKPVLTPTSVITVFLLMGFVFIPIGLITLRASRDAIEVIDRYDVDCIPEEFKTNKLLYITDSSIPKNCTRFLKVQKYMKAPIFIYYQLDNYYQNHRRYVKSRSDQQLLHGLEYSHTSSCEPEESANGLPIVPCGLMAWSMFNDTFAFARERTKLKVSRNNIAWRSDREHKFGKNVYPLNFQNGTLIGGAKLDPKIPLSDQEDFIVWMRAAALLSFRKLYGRIEEDLEPGNVVEVNLMNNYNTYSFSGQKKLILSTSNWLGGRNDFLGITYIVVGSSSIVISIIFMLLHLKNPRPYGDNSWNKKSLSS, encoded by the exons ATGATGGAAGTGGAAGGATCGACCACTTCGATGAATCGTGCTTCTGATCATTCTTCCTCCTTACGATCCAGACGATCTAAAG CTCTGTATCAGTTTAAGCAGCAGAAACTCCCAGCTTGTAAGCCAGTCTTAACACCAACGTCG GTTATAACAGTGTTTCTACTGATGGGTTTTGTTTTCATTCCCATTGGCCTTATTACTCTTCGTGCTTCTCGTGAT GCTATTGAAGTTATAGACCGGTATGATGTTGACTGCATTCCTGAAGAATTTAAAACCAACAAACTGTTGTATATAACTGATTCATCTATCCCAAAGAATTGTACGCGTTTCTTGAAG GTACAAAAGTATATGAAAGCTCCAATTTTTATCTACTACCAGCTCGATAACTACTATCAAAACCACCGTCG gTATGTAAAGAGTAGAAGTGATCAGCAACTGTTACATGGACTTGAGTATAGCCACACAAGTTCTTGTGAACCTGAGGAGTCAGCTAATGGCCTCCCGATTGTTCCTTGTGGTTTGATGGCTTGGAGTATGTTCAATGATACATTTGCGTTTGCTCGTGAAAGAACGAAACTGAAGGTGAGCCGGAATAACATTGCGTGGAGAAGTGACCGCGAGCACAAGTTTGGAAAGAATGTGTATCCTCTCAATTTCCAGAATGGAACTTTGATTGGTGGAGCAAAGTTGGATCCGAAAATTCCA CTAAGTGACCAAGAGGACTTTATCGTGTGGATGCGAGCAGCTGCGTTGCTAAGCTTCCGGAAATTATATGGAAGAATTGAAGAGGACTTGGAACCTGGAAACGTTGTTGAAGTAAATTTGATGAACAATTACAACACTTACAGCTTTAGTGGGCAGAAGAAGCTTATTCTTTCCACATCAAATTGGTTAGGAGGAAGAAATGATTTCCTCGGCATCACCTATATTGTCGTTGGTTCTTCTTCCATAGTCATATCCATCATCTTCATGCTGCTCCATTTGAAAAATCCGAG GCCTTATGGGGACAATTCTTGGAACAAGAAAAGCCTTTCAAGTTGA
- the LOC104771876 gene encoding 50S ribosomal protein HLP, mitochondrial-like isoform X1, which translates to MAAALASRLSRGGRSLLGGLNNVGLMSTSFNGMMNETILSQQQQRRTFIQMGTVLKVVDNSGAKKVKCIQALKGKKGARLGDTIVASVQEAMPNGKVKKGAVVYGVVVRAAMQRGRVDGSEVRFDDNAVVLVDSKDKKTKTDRQPIGTRVFGPVPHELRKKKHLKILALAQHIA; encoded by the exons ATGGCGGCAGCTCTCGCTTCCAGATTATCCCGAG GAGGACGTTCATTGCTTGGAGGTCTTAACAATGTTGGTTTGATGAGTACTTCTTTTAATGGAATGATGAATGAAACTATCCTCTCTCAG cagcaacagcgcAGGACATTTATTCAAATGGGAACAGTTCTCAAAGTAGTGGACAATTCGGGTGCGAAGAAAGTGAAGTGTATTCAAGCTCTAAAGGGGAAAAAGGGAGCTCGTCTTGGCGATACCATAGTTGCTTCCGTGCAAGAAGCAATGCCAAACGGTAAAGTGAAGAAAGGAGCGGTTGTTTACGGTGTGGTTGTTCGTGCTGCGATGCAGAGAGGTCGTGTTGATGGAAGCGAAGTTAGGTTTGATGATAACGCTGTTGTTCTTGTCGACAGTAAAGACAAGAAGACCAAAACCGATCGCCAGCCGATTGGTACTAGAGTGTTTGGTCCTGTTCCGCATGAGCTTCGCAAGAAGAAACATCTCAAGATTCTTGCTTTGGCTCAACACATTGCTTGA
- the LOC104771876 gene encoding 50S ribosomal protein HLP, mitochondrial-like isoform X2 produces MAAALASRLSRGGRSLLGGLNNVGLMSTSFNGMMNETILSQQQRRTFIQMGTVLKVVDNSGAKKVKCIQALKGKKGARLGDTIVASVQEAMPNGKVKKGAVVYGVVVRAAMQRGRVDGSEVRFDDNAVVLVDSKDKKTKTDRQPIGTRVFGPVPHELRKKKHLKILALAQHIA; encoded by the exons ATGGCGGCAGCTCTCGCTTCCAGATTATCCCGAG GAGGACGTTCATTGCTTGGAGGTCTTAACAATGTTGGTTTGATGAGTACTTCTTTTAATGGAATGATGAATGAAACTATCCTCTCTCAG caacagcgcAGGACATTTATTCAAATGGGAACAGTTCTCAAAGTAGTGGACAATTCGGGTGCGAAGAAAGTGAAGTGTATTCAAGCTCTAAAGGGGAAAAAGGGAGCTCGTCTTGGCGATACCATAGTTGCTTCCGTGCAAGAAGCAATGCCAAACGGTAAAGTGAAGAAAGGAGCGGTTGTTTACGGTGTGGTTGTTCGTGCTGCGATGCAGAGAGGTCGTGTTGATGGAAGCGAAGTTAGGTTTGATGATAACGCTGTTGTTCTTGTCGACAGTAAAGACAAGAAGACCAAAACCGATCGCCAGCCGATTGGTACTAGAGTGTTTGGTCCTGTTCCGCATGAGCTTCGCAAGAAGAAACATCTCAAGATTCTTGCTTTGGCTCAACACATTGCTTGA
- the LOC104771877 gene encoding uncharacterized protein LOC104771877, producing the protein MLVKERLWMPLMINLEKKEMIIYDLGKHFYTNKIKDKQVGAYAVAMPYIAQKKFGMKNDTEKSPFRISIINCIPQVDKIEDSGVFMLKTIECLAMSITTHGNLKNESIGDLRKKMAVDIFAELQND; encoded by the exons ATGTTGGTTAAGGAAAGGCTTTGGATGCCATTGATGatcaatttggagaagaaggagatgattATCTACGACTTGGGCAAGCATTTCTAcaccaacaaaattaaagacaaacaGGTGGGTGCATATGCTGTTGCAATGCCTTATATTGCCCAGAAGAAGTTTGGGATGAAAAATGATACAGAGAAATCTCCGTTCAGAATCAGTATTATAAATTGCATACCTCAG GTTGATAAGATTGAAGATAGTGGTGTCTTCATGCTGAAGACAATCGAATGTTTGGCTATGAGCATAACAACACATGGCAATCTTAAAAATGAGTCAATTGGTGATTTACGGAAGAAAATGGCGGTTGATATCTTTGCAG AATTACAAAATGACTAG